The sequence below is a genomic window from Chlamydiota bacterium.
GATGTTGATAAAGCTTGGGTTGCAGTTGCTAATATGGTGGATCTAAATCCAGAAGGTCTAAAAGAAAAGTTATGTGCACAGTTAGGAATAACTGAAATACAATTTAACGCTTTGGCAAAAGGTTCTAACGATTAATAACCTGGGTTTTGGGTTTATTTTATCCATTCTCAGGGAGATAACTCTTTCTTCTCACGCTTTTTACCTTAGAAATGGCCTTTTGACCATTCCCTGCGGTAAAAAACCCAAGAATTTAAGAGCAATCTCCTCGTGATACTGAATAAACTAAACCCAAAACTCAGGTTAATGCGTGTTGTTAGTTGCTCTGGTCTATCATGAAATAGACGATAAAAATCTGGATGAGAGGATTTGAACCTCCGACCCCTTACACCCCATGCAAGTGCGCTAGCCAAGCTGCGCTACACCCAGATCTTGTGTATTCTACCAATATTCATTGAAAAATTCTATCTGAAACTATCGCTTAAATTTATCGCTTACCATTTTCTCAACTATTTGCTATAACCAAAAAAAGGTATTGTATGTGGATTGCAGGTGATATTGGAGGCACAAAAGCGCATCTTGCGCTGTTTGAGTATCAAGATGAAAAACTTGTGATGGTACAAGAACACCTCTATAAAAGCCAAGAATTTAAAAATGTAGAGTCCCTACTCAAAGATTTTATTAAAAAAACAAAAGCGAAAAATATTACAAGCTGCACGCTGGGTATTGCAGGACCTGTTGTCAAAGGTATTGTCAAAACACCGAATTTACCGTGGATTGTGGATAGAAATGTTTTGCAAAAAGAAACAAATATCGAGAATGTACATTTGCTCAATGACCTAGAGGCTGTCGGCTATGGGATTTTTGAGTTAGATGCTCAGGATGTGCACTTTTTAACAGAAAACAAGATTATGCAAGAGGCTAACTGCGCAGTGATTGCAGCGGGAACCGGGCTTGGCGAAGCGTGCATCTATTTTGATGGCAAAGATTACAAACCTTTTGCTACAGAAGGTGGTCATAGCGATTTTGCACCACGTAATGAAGAGCAAATGGAATACTTACAATTCATGCAAAAGCGTTTTGATCATGTATCATATGAACGCGTCTTGTCAGGGGCAGGCCTTGTTTCTTGTTTTGAGTTTTTTGTAGAAAAAGACCACGCAAACGTTTCGTTTGAATTGCAAGAAAGAATGTCAAAAGAAGGTGGTGCAAAAGTCATTTCAGAACTTGCACAAAGTTCTCAAAACGCCTATTGTGAAAGAGCATTAAATTTTTTTGTGCGCATTTATGGCCAAAAAGCTGGTAACATGGCTCTGAGCTTTTTTGCAACGGGTGGCGTGTATATTGTAGGTGGCATTGCGCCAAAAATTGTAGATGCACTAAAACAAGAAGTATTTATGGAAGGATTTTTGCAAAAAGGACGCATGGAAGAATTGCTTGCAAAAATCCCTGTGGTGATTGTGTTAAATGAAAATGCAGCACTTTTGGGTGCGGCACATTATGCAAAAAGGTTTGTATGAACATTGTCATTGTTGGAAATTCTAAGTTGGCTCTGCACATTGCAGCCAAATTATCGAAAGAAGAACACAACGTGTTTTTGATCGATAGTGATGCGGCCTTTTTGGAAAAAATTTCGAGAACCTATGATATAGGAACTAAACTTGCGAGCAAAGATAACTGGCACGTTTTAGAAGAAATTAAAGAACAAGACCCAGAACTTATCCTTTGCCTGACAGATTATGATGAAGTGAATTTAGTTTTAAGCACAATGGCAAAGCAATTGGGCTATCCTTCTTCCATTGTCAAAGTCGAAAAACACGCCTACTTGGATCAAACACGCATTGATTATGAAAGAGCGTTTAGCGTGGATCATTTCGTGGCGCCTAATTTACTTGCTGCATTTGATATTTTTGAACAAATTGTGAATCCAGGTGCACTCAAAATCGAAACATTTGCGCATGGATCTGTGCAAATGCGCACCTTTAAGGTTCCCCATGATTGGGCGTATCGAAAAAAGAGATTGCAAGATATGCAGTTTCCCAAAGATACACGCATTGCGCTCATTCAACGCAACGTAAAAGGGCAAAAGAAACTCATTTTTCCTCATGGAAATGATGTGATTTATCCTTATGATGAGGTGACAGTTGTAGGCCAAACCAATGCGATTTTAGAAGATGTGCCTATTTTCTTTAAGCTGGCAGCGCAGAAATTAGAATCTGTGGTGATTATTGGAGCATCAAGTATTGGAGTGCAACTCGCACAGCTTTTGGAAAAAGCGAATGTGCATGTGCGCATTGTAGATCGCGATTTTCAACAATGTACGCAGCTTGCTTCTTCTTTGGATCGTGCGGACGTGATTCACCATGATGCGATGGATTTTGATTTTCTTTTAACAGAACAGATTGGGATTGCAGATGCTGTGGTGCTTACCACAATGAAAGATGAATTTAATTTGCTCGTGGGCGCGCTTGCAAAAAATGCGGGTTGTTCCAGTGTGATTACACTTGTGACGCAACCCGATCTTAAACATGAGATTAAAGGTCTCGAAGAGGTACAAGAAGTC
It includes:
- the glk gene encoding Glucokinase — translated: MWIAGDIGGTKAHLALFEYQDEKLVMVQEHLYKSQEFKNVESLLKDFIKKTKAKNITSCTLGIAGPVVKGIVKTPNLPWIVDRNVLQKETNIENVHLLNDLEAVGYGIFELDAQDVHFLTENKIMQEANCAVIAAGTGLGEACIYFDGKDYKPFATEGGHSDFAPRNEEQMEYLQFMQKRFDHVSYERVLSGAGLVSCFEFFVEKDHANVSFELQERMSKEGGAKVISELAQSSQNAYCERALNFFVRIYGQKAGNMALSFFATGGVYIVGGIAPKIVDALKQEVFMEGFLQKGRMEELLAKIPVVIVLNENAALLGAAHYAKRFV
- the trkA gene encoding Trk system potassium uptake protein TrkA, with the protein product MNIVIVGNSKLALHIAAKLSKEEHNVFLIDSDAAFLEKISRTYDIGTKLASKDNWHVLEEIKEQDPELILCLTDYDEVNLVLSTMAKQLGYPSSIVKVEKHAYLDQTRIDYERAFSVDHFVAPNLLAAFDIFEQIVNPGALKIETFAHGSVQMRTFKVPHDWAYRKKRLQDMQFPKDTRIALIQRNVKGQKKLIFPHGNDVIYPYDEVTVVGQTNAILEDVPIFFKLAAQKLESVVIIGASSIGVQLAQLLEKANVHVRIVDRDFQQCTQLASSLDRADVIHHDAMDFDFLLTEQIGIADAVVLTTMKDEFNLLVGALAKNAGCSSVITLVTQPDLKHEIKGLEEVQEVSPWESVMKRISSIIHKFSAVSIASIYEGGAEVMEMKISKDAQSIGIRLSELSAILPEDFLIIAIESRGYLSIAKGDSVLCPGDTIIAITHQKNRTKLEHIF